Genomic DNA from Lycium ferocissimum isolate CSIRO_LF1 unplaced genomic scaffold, AGI_CSIRO_Lferr_CH_V1 ctg14365, whole genome shotgun sequence:
GGTCCATAAGGACTTACTGTTCTGAATGTCCACCATAGCTTAGCAGAGAAGGATTCTGCAATTTCTTGCAAAGATCTTACGCCAATGCCCCCCCTCATCTGTAGGCAGACAAAAATTAGACCAGGTAGACCAATGATATTTATACTTACCATCACACTGTCCCCAGAAAAAGTTAGCAAAGATACTTTctatttgtttaaaaatagtttttggaGGCATGCATATTGAAAGTAAATGGACCGGAATAGCACTAAGTACATGCTTAATGAGAATAATTTTACCACCATTTGACAGTGTTTTACATTGCCAAGAATTCagtttttggaggattttgGTTGCCATGAAactaaaatattgaatttttttccttcccaCGAATATTGGGCAGCCTAAGTAAGTGATGGGGAAATTGGCTCTTTGGAAATTTAGGATGCCAGCCACAATATTCACTCTCTTAGTAGAAATAGAGTCATCTATCAGAAAACAACTCTTTCCCTCATTGATCATTTGCCCAGAGTTCTCCTGGTAATCTTTTAggcacttcatgattttcatgagGGTATAGGTTTTTCCAGAGGAAAAAATAATGATGTCATCAGCATATGAGAGATGATTTATAGGACGGGCCATTGGTGGGCATATTGAATCCATTGAATTTTTTATCCTCGTACAGCTTGTTGAGCAACCTTGATAGCACTTCCGATGCAATTATGAAGAGACTAGGCGAGATTGGGTCACCTTGTTTAACCCCCCTCTGAGATTTGAAGAAACCATTTCTTTTACCATTAATGCAAATAGTATACCAGGCATTGGACATCAGATTCCAAATGATGAAAATCCAATGCTCATTGAAGCCCATTCTCCTCATTACAGCACAAATGAAATTCCAGGAAATCTTGTCATAAGCCTTGCTCATGTCCAGCTTTATCACCACATTTCCTCCTTTGTTAGGCTTTCTTATATCATGAACAATTTCTTGTGCTAGGAGTACATTCTCACCTATGGCCCTTCCTTTCATGAAACCACTTTGGTTAAAGGAGATAATCTTAGGAAGGATCTTGGAAAGCCTGTTATTAAGAACTTTAGAAACAATCTTGTGAGTCACATTGCTGAGACTAATTGGCCTGAACTCTGAGAATTCCTGAGGATGCTGGGATTTGGGAATCAGAATAAGACATGTGCTGGTGAAGTACTTAGGCATGGGTGTGCCATTATAAACCGCCTTCACCATGCTGACCAAGTCCTGCTCAACTATACTCCAACACTTCTGGAAAAATAGGCTGGAAAAACCATCAGGTCCTGCAGAGCTATTAGGATCGATATCAAAAATGGCATCTTTAACCTCTTTGCTAGATATTTCCTCTTTGAGCATTTGGTTGTCCTCACAGGTGACAAGATTAGGAATGCAGTCCAGGATGCTGAGGTCAATGTAAGTGTGATTTTGGGAAAATAGGTTCCGGTAGAAGTCAATAGCAGCTTTAGCaatattctcttcttcttctagcCATTCCTCACCACATTTAATTCTTTGGATCCTCATATGGTGCCTTCTTCCCCTTACCACCGAGTGAAAGAATTTAGTATTTTCGTCACCCTCAAGTTGCCACTCGAGGTGGGCTTTCTGTCTCCAATAAGCATCCACCTTTTTATGATGAAGAACCAAATCAGCCTTAGCCTTATTTAGGAGCATTCTGTCAGTTTGGTCCAAAGtattcatatatttctcctcACATTGAGAGACAGAGTCCTCCAATTGATTAGCTTTAAAGAATATGTCACCGATCTTATTCCTTGACCATTCACTGATGGCTTTGCTCACTCTTTTCATTTTCTGCTGAATTGACCAAAATATATTACCATCGATAGTCTTATTCCATTGCTCATTGACGATATCTTGAAAATCTTCCTGGTCGACccagaaatttaaaaatttaaagtatttgaTAGCGTCTATGGGCTGATTTTGAAGAGTAATAAGTAAGGGGCAATGATCGGAGCTGACCCTAGCAAGATGTTGGACAGAGATGGAGGAGAACATAGATCCCATCTCATCATTAGCAACCATTCTGTCTAATCTTTTCCAGATGATATCCTCCATTTTCCTCTCATTGCACCAAGTAAAAGCGTTTCCACTATAACCCATGTCTACAAGCCCGCAGTCAGTTAGACATTCTATGAAATTCAAACTTTTGCTCAGTTTATAGGCCGTGCCTCCAAGTTTCTCTTCAGGACCTAAGATACTGTTAAAGTCCCCACAAACCATCCAAGGATTACTGATAGTAGAGGCAAAAGCTCTCATGTGATCCCAAAGCTGTTCTCTAGCCCGAGATCTGGATTTAGCATAAACCACCGATAGATAAATAAAAGAGTTATTACTAGCGTTATGAATTTTGCAAGTGAGCATCTGATCATCATTAGCATACACTTCACAGATCAGGTCAGCACTCCAGAAAATCCAAATTTTATTACTGTTGTTTACTGCACATCCCTGCATACCCAAAGACTATTTATAATTATCAATCTGTTCCTCTTTGCCAAAAGGCTCTTGTAAGGCTACAAACGATATATTGAACTGTCTTATAAAACTTTTGAGTCTCTCCGTTGTCGTCGGGGACTTTATGCCCCTGATATTCCAGTTAAGGACCTTAAACATTAAGGTTCCtactggattttttttttaagtcattCTTTCGACTCCTAGTGGTAGGAGCCTTCTGGACATGTTTACTACTCTGTTGGTTCAAGCTGGGTATGAAATCAGGGTCTTTATCCATACCATGATCCCCTTTATTATCGGTggcctccttcttttttttgctgGTGATGACATGCTGActttcctcctcttcttctagAGATTCGTCTGATGATTCATCTGAAGTATTCTCCTCAGTGGAGTCTCCCTCTGCCCATTCATCAGGTGGCATTTCTTTCTCATTGTTCTCTTCCCCAGTGATTAGTGGCTGTTCAGGGTCCTCTAGGGCATTAAATATATTCTTTGATAAGTTGGAATCATCTACCTCGATAGGCTGATTTATAATCCTGCTGCTCTGCCCtttttcagtatttttttttcttttctgtgtGAGTTTCTTTTGCCTTTGCTACTGACTGTTTGCCATTCATCTTGGTGGATAACCACCTGCAGATCGTTGGGGTTCATGATGGCATAAGATACAATTTTAGGAGCTGCAACTAGTGACGCTTGGGTGTTACTTCGCGTTGCACTCGCCACCGGCCCGTCGATTCGTAGCTTCCCGTATAGTTCCTTCATCGTTCTCCCCGTCCATGAAAATTGTTGGATGCCCCGTCATGGTCTTTACTTAGAGATACACTCTCATTCTCTTCACGCTCTTTACTCAGCAGATCACTCTCTTCTTGGTTCAGTGGTTGATTTTCCAGGTCTGTCACCACATTGATAGGATTTTCTGAACCATTCTCTATGCGTTTCATTTGATTCTTTGCTCCGCCCTGATCTTGTGCAGTCTTCTCCTTATCAGAGTTGTTAGGAATAGTATCATGTACCACATCTGCTGTCATATCCAAGACTAGATTATTTTCATTAGGCTGCTTGTTGATGTAAGTGGCAGGATGGGGTTTATCAACTCCAAAGATGGCTCATGTCGGTTTGAAAGTTTGCTTTGGGGGAGCACTTTTCCCTCTAGACTGCTTTACAGGTGCACTTTTCCCCCTTTGGGTTTTATCAACAGTGTTCCTATGAACCATTCTGCCTCTCCGATCCTGACCTCCTACCACATTGTCTCCAGCCAGCATTCCTGTAGGTCCAGGCCCTTGGGGATCCATAGGTGGGGAGTCCTTTTGTTCCCTAGGAGTATTGTGCAATTTGACTCTCTCCAATTCCTTTCTTTCACTcgcctttttcttttcaagaaCACGACACTCCATTAAAGCATGACCGAGTTTTTTGCAGTGTTTACAGTACTTGGGTATGTTTTCATATTCAAGCTTTTGAACAAAGCCTCTAAGTGGCTCATTATCATCCTCTGTTCCAATCCAAACGCTGTGCACTAACGGTTTTAATAAATCAATTTCCACTCGCACTTTTGCCATACTAGGTCTGTTCCTAGTTTTAGTTGCCATGTCAAGTTCGATGGGCGTACCTGCTTCAGTCGTAATTTGCTTGATATAGGGCCACGAATGCAGATGAAAAGGAAGTCCTGGCAAGAGCACCCATACCGGTACGATAGGAATATCCTCCTCTGGTTTAAAATCTGGAGACCACTTTTGTAACAAGATTTGGTATCCATCCACCTCGATTACTCGCTTGTATAAGATGCCATTGAAGTCATCTTCATTGTTGAAAGTTAGAAAAATGTTGAAATTGTCAAAAACCCCGATTGTAATTGTTCCTTTCAAAGcaaaagtttcatgaaattttgacCGGATGGTGTCAATTTGGGGTCTTGTTTTCAGGTATCTCCCAACCACCGTACGCCTGCAGGGGTTGGCCATTTTGCCGTAATATTCTCTAGTTCTGAAAATCAAGGCCGGCATTCCATTGTGCACGATCCTTCTTGCCATAGCCGCGGGCTGGTCGCTTCTATTTGCTAGATTTTGGGGCTCCGATGGAGTGGTAGCATAGGTGCTACCTGCTAGGAGCTCCACATTAGAGAAGGTGGGTTCAGTGAAATTAGATGGTTGAGCATTTGAATTCGAAGGTGGGTCACCTACGGCGACCCCATCgagggagaaagagagagatcGATGTTAAGTAACGGTAATAATTGTAACGGCTTCAATTTTCTAGTGATGTACGAGTGTTAAATTGTGCAAATTGATGATGCCGAAAATAGGATTTAAGTTATAAGTTTTCTTACATCATTATTGTAATTTAACCTATTATAATAGAATAATAGATTACtatgaatttaagttataaGTTTTCTTACATCATTATTGTAATTTAACCTATTATAATAGAATAATAGATTACTATTACTATTTATTAAAGATTATCGATCAATGTTTGTATTAAATAGAGTACTCATAATTACCTTTCAAGTTACGtgattgtgtaaatatttttgtattattattagtacaaaacataaactctaAAAATATAGTTTAATCAAATAATAGAGATAATAAAAATAGATATTGAGCCTAATTCAACTCAAAACAAGCAGATTAGAGAAAACTTCACACCTAACCGATGTGGGAAACCAACAAGAGAAGTAAAAGGATTAggaaaccaaaaagaaaaaaagtgtgAAAAGAGAATGGTGGAATGGATAAGATCCTTCCATCTTTAACTAGAGGTCTTAGGTTCGAGTCTTAAGAATGGGAAATTTCGATAGAGAGTGCTTCTCCCAACTTTAATGAAACTTACGTGGTGCGAATTTGAATTAGTCGGGTCTCCAAAACTACCCAACAAGTATTGACGCTGGGtgagaataaaaaagaaagataaaaaaataaaaaaagatataatTCTAAGATACCGTTGTTTTATAGGAGTGattgttttttcaaaaaaaattcttactttAGACCTGACACTACAAGGAGCTGCAACATGTCAACATGCACCTTTTTTATTCTATTATTATTGATAATAAGTGAAAGCAAAACGTTTGTTGCATGTATTTGTGACATGATATTACCATCATTTGATTTAGTACTCTGCACGAAAAGACAAGTAGACATATCAAGTATTCATATCATTCTTCGTGATATTATACACTCAGCACCGCACATTTTAACACAAACcttggaaaaaaattcaattgaaaATTGTTTGAAATAATATCTGTTAGACTATTATAATTAATTGAATGGTATGACTTTTGACCAAAATTCTTCACAATAATGCTGTGATTAGCTATTAATTCAGATCAATTGAACCGGTTCAAAAGTAAAGAGAAGCAAAAATAAAAGAGGATTAATACATTGATTCATGAATACAGGAAACTACCAAATATATTTTAGGATAAATGGTGTAACAActataccaaacaaactcatgtAATGGTATTAATGCCAACAACAAACAAACTCATGTAATGGTATTAACGCCAACAACTTTCATACCATTCTGAGTTGAAAAGCTATTTCAACGTTAAGCTCATGGGAAACATTtgaaagcatttttttttttccgaattaACCACTACTTATTCGTGTACTTGcatttcattcatatgatttcatatttcattattAATAGCACAAACAAATTTTAATCAAAAtgtattaaaattatataagcATAGCATTAACAATGTTTGGCTAGTAGGACGCTTGCGAATCCCACAGCTAATACCCAAATCTCATTGTGAGACAGTACTGGATCTTGAGAATGATCTCAACTAACTGGCAAAAAaactttatataaaatatatatatatatatatatatatgaaaggagtgatgagcaatatttaattaaaaaaaaacaagaggcCTCTCTCTATATTTGCTTGGGATTGTCTTAATTGATATTAAGGTCGATCCTGTGATCAAATCATTAAGAATGAAGCTAGTTAAACAAAAGAGACCATTTTCAACTTTGAATATTTTACTTATTCACATAGTGAAcaaatttgaaattaattacTTAAATCAAACAAACCATAAAACCACTAcatgtttttattttagtttgtttGAAAAAGAATATCACTTTCAATATTTAGTAACTTTTAATTTCAATATCCTACATTGCATGtctaagaccacaagattcaaaggatattttgatACATTACACATCTTAAATTTAAAACTACAAGATATACAAATCtccattattttattaaattcaaTGGTCAGTCAAACTAATACATGCACTACTAGAAATAGACGTTTTTCCCACGGACATTCAATGGAAAATTTGTgccataaaacatgatttttccacCTTGTTTCCAGCCAGCTCAATGTGAAAACGCTTGGTGGGAAACAGGTTCCCATTGAAACACTGagaaattttctaatttttttcgtgtaaaaataatattatttagatttttcccaccgacattcagtggaAAATAGTCACTGAATATTTTTCAGTGAGAAATCAGTgggaaaatagagatttttttagtagtgatgtAAAATGAGGGGggtgtaaatgattttcaaagtCGAGGGGgagtttaattttaaaacataGTTGGGggtgtaaatgattttcactgttatatttctactatattagaagagtgggtttcAAGTCCAAccacccactcttctaatatgtttttttttttttaaaagggccCAACTTTCTACAATAgtagaaataaaaattttaaaaaaaaattaaggtggggtccacatgaacaattaggagacaattgcaaaaaaaaaaaaaggtgggatCCACgcgaagaagtaggagacaattgcaaataaaaataaaaataggacatttaaataatgataataagttcagaaaatggtaaaggtacgcttagagaaaatttaaagaagagaaattcatgaaaaaagaaataacgatttaaattgaacacaaaaaccgctaaagaagtcataaaaccaaaagatttaaaacttatacccaatttagacacatacgtctcacacaaataatgaggaataatatcaagaagacgaaatataaactgtcaagaaacgtatacacatattttcttaaaatgatgaagttggtctatacttaaaaatttaagactacaacgAGTATGCTAACACAAAAGCGCTTTTTCGGTGttagaagagaaagagatgatggcatgaaacttGGTAGAGaagtgtatttcaaatctttcaattggagaaccaaaccagaaagtcatatatgggagaagcggactaagtaaaataatttattgatattttcaattaattgagttataatactttctataataacgtcaacccactcttctataatagtaataaacaaaaaaaaaattaaggtgaggTCCACGTGAAtaattaggagacaattgcaaaaaaaaaaaaaaaagacatttaaataatgataataagttcaaaAAATGGTAAAAGTActcttagagaaaatttaaagaagagaaattcagaaaaaaagaaataacgatttaaattgaacacaaaaaccgctaaagaggtcataaaaccaaaagatttaaaacttatacctttgggtaaggataaaaatgcactaattttagacacatacgtctcacacaaataataaGGAATAACgtcaagaagacgaaatataaacgatCAAGAAAcgatacacatattttcttaaaatgatgaagttggtctatacttaaaaattaattcggtaggagaaggtgtatttcaaatctttcaattgagaGAATAAGTAGAAAGTCATATATGGAGAagcggactaagtaaaataatttattgatattttcaattaattgaattataataccttctataataaaaattccataattatattactaaaaagGTACTTTTCGTCcgaatttatgtgacatagtttgactaagcacgaagtttaaaaaagaaaggaaagatgtttcaaacttatggtctaaaacaagtcataaatatttgtgtggatttaaatcatttcattaaaagtaaaaggggaagtttcaagttaaatgatttctaaatataaaaatatatcattcttttttagacagactaaaaagaaaagtgtggtactattttttgtgttgcGCCCGTGCTAGTACGGGCTTTCATCATctagtatgtgtatatgtatatatgtatatatatatatatatatatatatatatatgaatcctTTGTGTCAATTCCGCTTTGTTTTTCTAAGTATTTAGAAGATTCAGCATGATTGAGTCTTATGTTGATTGTCAACCTATCACAAGTTTGTGATTTTCCAACTTTCTCTGTGTTTGGAACCGACTATGCTTAGTAAGGTTCATATTATTGGTCTAGAACAGCCAAAAgttaaataatactccctccgtttcaatttatgtgaatctttTCGGAGTACGAGGGTCAAACATTATAACTTTGATCGTAAATTTTGACATAGAATTTTCAAGTTCgtaaaaataagatttatatatttaaaaactacataaaaagtactataagttatgATAATTTACAATTccaataatttagaaaaaatataagaaaaacgtggtcaaagaaccacctcgttgttacaccccgtagtttcgtatgttgagattcgagctacctttcaggaggtatgtgagcttatatgtgtttaaattatggttataaggatttaagttcatatagtaagctatgAAAGGATGAAGGTGcgagtgaattaaggaaattaaatttgttggaacttggaagaaaatatgaggggcaattttggcccaacttggagaaagaatatcttttagtagatgaggagttttgaagcaaagtaaaagcctGGAATAAATTTCATCgtgtctagttttcaacgcaacaaatcgctcgtcgatacggcatcgaagtggagaattatggacgttacaagttaggctgacagagcagaaacgcctTTACATAAGAATCGACTTGCTACGCAAAGCGCCAAAGACATACaagaacccgacccgaatttgacccctatataaagggtaataaccccctttttccatcagattttgctagaaaattcgtaaattgaagagagagagagggaaacaaaaagtgagcaattttcgaGTAGCGGAGTAGTAGTTTAGGTCCAGGTAAACACAcggtgattctagtattgttttgtggtggattttagcgtggatattgaggatattgctgtcttaacaagaaaaaaaggtatgaatcttttctttggtattatttaaggcttatttaccgagataaagtcgttaaataattgtgtagtaagttggttagttatggaagttgaaaacaGCGCGCGGgtggctgttttatggtacatattggtgttggaagtgatgttattgatgttggtattgttgttgttgttgttgttggttgctgaattactattttgggctaggcatataaccaggggagatgctgcccgaatttcagcagattcAAAAAGGGGTTTCATTTaaatgcttgagacaagtgtgTGGAAACGAGTCTAATGATTGGtataaatgatttatatgtagaCATACGAGATTGGGAGAATAAACGTTGGGTGACTAAgaagaccgaaaggtatgttaaggctaaacctttctttctaaggcatgattcctttgttgtgaacctatatatgACATCTTCAATAACCTTGTTTCTAAAAGTACCAAAGCTTACAGTTCCCGATGTTCTTGTGAGAtccttgagcttgtttcatggctattgGTGTTATTCATTGAGGTTGCtctcaccttatgatatttgttccttcaaggtttgatatagcgatgacgatagTTCCATAGTAATAACAATCCAATAAGCTTAGGAATGTGTCCTAAGGAATGTTTTGTgggacatgaatagagtgctagAGAAGGATCCCTAACGAGGTATTTGATACTAGAAGAGAGACTTATGATGTATCTCAGGATTTGGCTGATGTTTAGTTAAGCGGGAAGAAGTCTTTAGGGCCTAGAAAAATGCTTATGAGTTTTATATGATAATAGAAGTGTGGACGGATAATTGATGGTCACGAGAAGAGCTTAGAAGTGAATAGATAAGGAATGAGTACTAGAATAATATAAAGGGATTATCCGTATGAGAGACCGGATCGGCCGCACGTTCGCAGCATATATCTATATGTTGTGGCCCAGAGATGTGatataagtcttatgtgattatgTGGACATTAGCGAATAAATGGCGGTTATGAGAAGTGCATAGAGGTTACTCGTAGAGGTTTGgtcatgatgttgattataattaccacaGTTACGACCGATGGACAGATGTTCACCGCTTAAGTCCGTCGTTGTGTATgtatttaccactggtctacgcCCAGTTGGGCAGTTAtatatttaccaccatgctacggctggttgggcagttattaccaccgtgctacggccagttgggcagatatgtatgtatatatttaccatTGGACTCGCATCCGTCCGGGTgattaccaccgtgctacggccgATCGGGCGATTACCGCCCGATCCGTCGGGCGATTGCGCTCTACCGTCGGGCGATAATCGGACGGGCGGTTATTATCACCGACCGGCCGGTCGGGCGATTACCGGCGATCGGTTGGGCGTTATATaggatgattagtaagataaAGGCACAGTACTTTCACAGATATGGTTAAGCATGCGAGAGTATACAGAGACATGtatcatatatggatcgggttgcacgccgcaacacaTGTTCAGATAACGTTTGATGATAAGGTAACCAGGACTATGGTAGGGTATACGTACCTAGTAAAGATcacagaagaagatgaagaggtatgtatatatatgctagaTTTCCATCGGTAGTTCGTAAATGCCGTgttgattcttattcttctcatctttagtatatgactattttattGCACTTTCCgccttgcatactcaagacattgctcgtgcgacgtccctttccgggggcgccgcgtttcatgcccgcgggtcTTGAGATACGACTTGACGGATCTTTCGGTACGAGTTGTGGCACCCACTTGCTTCGGAGTTGTCGTGTGAGTCGCAGGCCGCATATGCATTTGCACGGGTATGGCGATGTGGCCGTGTTCGGCCactttatgtcatgtactcctgtagaggctcatagaaaGATTTACACAGTTTGATATCTTATAATTATCTCGACTTATACTATGTTGTATCATTATTCTGGATAGCCTTACCAAGACACGCACTCGAGATTAGTTTGAAGACGtaagtatgttatcttttgggcttgtgcccCTATGGCTTATAGTACCTTAGTCTTATGTTGCCTTTCGAGATACAGAAAATGTGAGTTAcagtttggttcgctcggttct
This window encodes:
- the LOC132042262 gene encoding uncharacterized protein LOC132042262 gives rise to the protein MTADVVHDTIPNNSDKEKTAQDQGGAKNQMKRIENGSENPINVVTDLENQPLNQEESDLLSKEREENESVSLKDPEQPLITGEENNEKEMPPDEWAEGDSTEENTSDESSDESLEEEEESQHVITSKKKKEATDNKGDHGMDKDPDFIPSLNQQSSKHGCAVNNSNKIWIFWSADLICEVYANDDQMLTCKIHNASNNSFIYLSVVYAKSRSRAREQLWDHMRAFASTISNPWMVCGDFNSILGPEEKLGGTAYKLSKSLNFIECLTDCGLVDMGYSGNAFTWCNERKMEDIIWKRLDRMVANDEMGSMFSSISVQHLAREDFQDIVNEQWNKTIDGNIFWSIQQKMKRVSKAISEWSRNKIGDIFFKANQLEDSVSQCEEKYMNTLDQTDRMLLNKAKADLVLHHKKVDAYWRQKAHLEWQLEGDENTKFFHSVVRGRRHHMRIQRIKCGEEWLEEEENIAKAAIDFYRNLFSQNHTYIDLSILDCIPNLVTCEDNQMLKEEISSKEVKDAIFDIDPNSSAGPDGFSSLFFQKCWSIVEQDLVSMVKAVYNGTPMPKYFTSTCLILIPKSQHPQEFSEFRPISLSNVTHKIVSKVLNNRLSKILPKIISFNQSGFMKGRAIGENVLLAQEIVHDIRKPNKGGNVVIKLDMSKAYDKISWNFICAVMRRMGFNEHWIFIIWNLMSNAWFGHQETQEHLFHDSMISKNVWKHFHQIFGIKEGGGSIRQRLLSWWLTKEKNPVQQMVLQIIPSIILWQIWKERCKSRFEDIKMSKTRVISNTCQQTILLVHKQFNTINPFIHWSNLMEIIEHAHPLFKTVAVKWNVPRPEILKLNSDGCSKGNPGPSGGGGLIRDQREILLSPMLCLLVILLTIWLSGSTGKSKPPWTLLDMVELIQRNLESIQDKSLHHIYRECNKPADSLANWGLSRRHTIWMNNFQELPRETRGELKVDKMQIPSFRNSIVKNSLCMYRSMYRNFLFDVP